A genomic stretch from Pochonia chlamydosporia 170 chromosome 4, whole genome shotgun sequence includes:
- a CDS encoding ribosome biogenesis protein Sqt1 (similar to Colletotrichum fioriniae PJ7 XP_007592574.1), whose translation MSANHPEEDIDDLLDAEDAAEEIENDEQDIAMDSDAEEEELILQNDSIAYFDLPQDSLFAIAQHPVHPSLIAVGGSAAPEDDAPGAGWLFDTSAAESRPVLPASYASDPAAEPPKSTQLDSLYSLDGHTDSINTLAWTLPRGDFLVSGGLDGRMRVWKADVRPGSGVAMKHVGEAQEVEEINWISACPSPNHENTIALGASDGSVWVYTIDASDASNPLQIVQSYFLHTAACTAGAWTPDGQLLATVSEDSSLYVWDVWGDAAARNITADNGMSVVSLTGEDQRFEVEGGLYSIAIDPKGAFAAVGGAGGAVKIVSLPRLSTQSSNVRGKSSSDATAGGQILASLHTQGDSVESLAVSLTASTPPTTLLAAGSVDGSICVYDATRRFAVRRHISGAHEEHSVVKLEFVKNTWLLTSCGMDGVVRRWDLRSGGATGTNAAGAADRGLVKEWKGHRGDGEGGGVLGFVQGEMGERVVTAGDDGIALVFEV comes from the coding sequence ATGTCCGCCAACCACCCCGAAGAAGACATCGACGACCTCCTCGACGCCGAGGATGCGGCAGAGGAAATCGAAAATGACGAACAGGATATCGCCATGGACTCTGACGCCGAAGAGGAAGAACTCATCCTGCAAAACGACTCAATCGCTTACTTCGACCTGCCGCAAGACTCGCTCTTCGCCATCGCCCAGCACCCAGTTCATCCGTCCCTAATCGCAGTCGGCGGCTCAGCAGCACCGGAAGACGATGCCCCCGGCGCGGGATGGCTCTTCGACACATCAGCCGCCGAATCGCGACCCGTCCTGCCAGCCAGCTATGCCAGCGATCCTGCTGCCGAACCCCCCAAGAGCACCCAGCTTGACAGTTTGTACTCGCTCGACGGGCACACCGACTCCATCAACACGCTGGCTTGGACGCTCCCCCGAGGCGACTTCCTCGTCAGCGGCGGACTAGACGGCCGCATGAGAGTGTGGAAGGCGGATGTCCGCCCTGGCAGCGGCGTGGCCATGAAGCATGTAGGAGAAGCACAGGAAGTAGAGGAGATCAACTGGATTTCAGCGTGTCCATCGCCCAACCACGAAAACACCATTGCGCTAGGCGCCTCCGACGGCTCAGTATGGGTATACACCATTGACGCATCCGACGCCTCCAACCCCCTGCAAATAGTCCAGAGCTACTTCCTGCACACGGCGGCCTGTACAGCCGGCGCCTGGACACCAGACGGACAGCTCCTGGCCACCGTATCAGAAGACTCGTCCCTCTACGTCTGGGACGTCTGGGGCGACGCCGCCGCGCGCAACATCACCGCCGACAACGGCATGTCAGTCGTGTCCCTGACAGGCGAGGACCAGCGCTTCGAAGTCGAAGGCGGCCTCTACTCCATCGCCATCGACCCCAAGGGCGCATTCGCAGCCGTAGGCGGAGCAGGCGGCGCCGTCAAAATCGTCTCCCTCCCGCGTCTATCGACCCAGTCCAGCAACGTGCGCGGCAAATCCTCCTCGGACGCCACTGCCGGCGGCCAAATTCTCGCCTCTCTCCACACCCAGGGCGACAGCGTGGAATCGCTGGCTGTCTCCCTCACGGCCTCCACCCCACCTACCACTTTGCTGGCGGCCGGCTCCGTCGACGGATCTATATGCGTCTACGACGCGACGCGGCGCTTCGCTGTGCGACGCCACATTTCTGGCGCCCATGAGGAACATTCAGTTGTGAAGCTGGAATTCGTCAAGAATACCTGGCTTTTGACGAGTTGTGGTATGGACGGCGTGGTCCGCAGGTGGGATTTGCGGAGTGGTGGTGCCACGGGGACGAATGCGGCGGGGGCCGCGGATAGGGGACTTGTTAAAGAGTGGAAAGGGCATAGAGGCGATGGCGAGggcggtggtgttttgggaTTCGTGCAGGGTGAAATGGGTGAGAGGGTTGTTACTgcgggtgatgatggcattgcTTTGGTATTTGAGGTTTGA
- a CDS encoding nuclear pore protein NUP57 (similar to Metarhizium acridum CQMa 102 XP_007813008.1), which translates to MSLFGQPKPLGSGGLFGQTQTAQQTQPAQQTGSVFGQTMGGQQLPGASIAQQQQVQQMPTLAQSQAQLSSSLWQPGKETPHQKPILDQIKLVTEKWDPANPSCVFKHHFYNKVDEAHIPFYKPQPHEDPSEWEEALQNKPAPGFMPVLCSGYTGLADRLKTQKRAISEFNTRLHQVNGSLDAILQRHELETEVRALAARRRQTAISERCLALAAKVQILRNRGYALSGDEDDLKNRLQTLEREVQDPALGAREEELWSRLIVLRGYSDRLNKELDKPAGQDGEGLDPETEAKAKRVLEDYEKQLQHLKKELEALGVDFEEWEKSRNAPTKSR; encoded by the exons atgtcgCTCTTCGGTCAACCCAAGCCTCTCGGCTCCGGCGGCCTCTTTGGTCAAACACAAACAGCACAGCAGACACAGCCTGCGCAGCAAACAGGCAGTGTATTCGGCCAGACCATGGGAGGTCAACAGCTCCCCGGCGCCTCGATtgcacaacaacaacaagttCAGCAAATGCCAACCCTAGCCCAGTCACAAGCTCAACTATCAAGCTCACTGTGGCAACCTGGCAAAGAAACACCCC ACCAAAAACCCATCCTCGACCAGATCAAGCTCGTCACCGAGAAATGGGACCCAGCAAACCCCAGCTGCGTCTTCAAGCACCACTTCTACAACAAAGTCGACGAAGCCCACATCCCGTTCTACAAGCCGCAGCCTCACGAAGATCCCAGCgaatgggaagaagctcTCCAGAACAAACCCGCCCCGGGGTTCATGCCCGTCCTCTGCTCGGGCTACACTGGTCTCGCCGACCGCCTCAAGACACAGAAGCGCGCCATTTCCGAGTTCAACACGCGTCTGCACCAGGTCAATGGCAGCCTGGACGCCATCTTGCAGCGTCATGAGCTGGAGACGGAGGTGCGTGCTCTGGCGGCGAGGAGACGGCAGACTGCTATTAGCGAGAGGTGCTTGGCTCTGGCGGCAAAGGTGCAGATTTTGAGGAATCGCGGCTATGCGCTGAgcggcgatgaggatgatttgAAGAATAGACTGCAGACACTGGAGCGCGAGGTGCAGGATCCGGCGTTGGGGGCTAGGGAGGAAGAGCTGTGGAGTAGGTTGATTGTGTTGAGAGGCTATTCGGATCGTTTGAATAAGGAATTGGATAAACCTGCTGGTCAAGATGGGGAGGGTCTGGATCCTGAGACGGAggccaaggcaaagagg GTGTTGGAAGACTACGagaagcagctgcagcatctgaAGAAAGAGCTGGAAGCGCTTGGGGTTGATTTCGAGGAGTGGGAGAAGAGCCGCAATGCTCCTACAAAATCGAGATAA
- a CDS encoding glycine dehydrogenase, mitochondrial precursor (similar to Aspergillus terreus NIH2624 XP_001211368.1): protein MASRLALRAAPLRSSTAVVSRAALPTSTTAASFTARAPAARSVVARSFSQTTKLASSKAQLQAIRKDPAYADMKKTRAENPEPWMDFTSRHIGPRDEDIPAMLKQLGPGVESLEAFVAQVIPKDIMLPPQKTIQPQTYSESGVAELFKAMNAQNEIHTWMNGGGYYPVEIPGVIKRNILENPAWYTSYTPYQAEISQGRLQSLLNFQTMISDLTGLPVANASLLDEGTAAAEAMTMSLSNLSTSRAKRPGKTYVVSNLVHQATFEVMQGRAEGFGIRLETVDLSASDAIEKIQALGDDLVGVLAQYPDTNGGVGDFRELADVAHKQGTLFSVATDLSALTLLTPPGEWGADVAFGNSQRFGVPLGFGGPHAAFMAVKEASKRRLPGRIIGVSKDRTGGRALRLALQTREQHIRREKATSNVCTAQALLANMAAMYAIYHGPAQLKEMAVNNLRYARMIQSAAQHYGLTVPTATLDPKGRVLSDTVTVSFEDPKVCQALRKELLGRGISGGKAWTSNEVVLAVPTTFKLDNYVRIVEAFQAVANKNHTDANLEVANKFWTEGWKPSLDEVVKDIPQVVRRESSYLTHPVFNSYHSETEMLRYIYQLQSKDLSLVHSMIPLGSCTMKLNGTTQMELIGHDKSSNIHPHAPVSSYKGYQRLFSATSAQLAALTGMDATSLQPNSGAQGEFAGLRAIRKYHEQQPGPKRDICLIPVSAHGTNPASAAMAGMRVVPVKCDTVTGNLDLADLEAKAKKHEKELGAFMVTYPSTFGVFEPGVKKACEIVHAHGGQVYMDGANMNAQIGLTSPGALGADVCHLNLHKTFCIPHGGGGPGIGPICVKSHLEPFLPHKDSQTPVSSAAFGSASIVPISWSYIATMGDKGLRKATSMALLNANYLLARLKDHYPILYTNDNGRCAHEFIIDARPFRDTAGVEAIDIAKRLQDYGFHAPTMSWPVPNTLMIEPTESESKQELDRFADALISIRAEIREIEEGKQPRQGNVLRNSPHTQKDLLVGDGEGKWERPYSREKAAYPLPYLMEKKFWPTVTRVDDTYGDTNLFCTCPPVEDTTQQ, encoded by the exons ATGGCCTCGAGACTGGCTCTTCGGGCAGCGCCTTTGCGCTCCTCAACCGCGGTTGTTAGCCGCGCCGCGCTGCCCACCTCAACCACCGCCGCAAGCTTCACTGCGCGCGCTCCTGCTGCTCGCTCCGTTGTCGCACGAAGCTTCTCGCAGACTACCAAGCTCGCGAGCTCCAAGGCTCAATTGCAGGCTATTCGCAAGGACCCGGCCTATGCTGACATGAAAAAGACCAGAGCCGAGAACCCTGAGCCATGGATGGACTTCACATCACGACACATTGGTCCTCGGGATGAGGATATCCCCGCCATGCTCAAGCAATTGGGCCCCGGAGTTGAGTCTCTGGAGGCTTTTGTTGCTCAGGTTATTCCCAAGGACATTATGCTCCCTCCCCAAAAGACTATCCAGCCACAGACTTATAgcgagtctggtgttgccgAGCTCTTCAAGGCTATGAATGCCCAAAACGAAATCCACACTTGGATGAACGGTGGCGGTTACTATCCCGTCGAGATCCCCGGTGTCATTAAACGAAACATTCTCGAGAACCCCGCTTGGTATACCAGCTATACTCCCTACCAGGCTGAGATCAGCCAGGGTCGTTTGCAGTCGCTGCTCAACTTCCAGACCATGATCTCTGACCTGACTGGTCTGCCTGTTGCCAATGCCAGTCTGCTCGACGAGGGtactgccgccgccgaggccatgaccatgtccCTTAGCAACCTTTCTACTTCTCGTGCGAAGCGCCCTGGAAAGACGTACGTTGTCTCCAACCTCGTCCACCAGGCCACTTTTGAGGTGATGCAGGGCCGTGCCGAGGGTTTCGGCATTCGTCTGGAAACGGTGGACTTGTCTGCCTCCGATGCTATCGAGAAGATCCAGGCTCTTGGTGACGACCTGGTTGGTGTTCTTGCTCAGTATCCCGACACcaacggtggtgttggtgatttCCGCGAACTAGCCGATGTCGCTCACAAGCAGGGCACCCTCTTCAGCGTCGCTACTGACCTGTCTGCCCTGACTCTTTTGACTCCTCCTGGAGAATGGGGTGCCGATGTTGCTTTCGGCAACTCCCAGCGATTCGGTGTCCCGCTGGGCTTCGGTGGTCCTCACGCCGCCTtcatggctgtcaaggaGGCCAGCAAGCGTCGTCTGCCAGGCCGCATCATTGGCGTTTCCAAGGACCGTACCGGAGGACGTGCTCTTCGATTGGCCCTCCAGACTCGTGAGCAGCACATCCGTCGCGAGAAGGCAACTAGCAACGTCTGTACTGCCCAGGCTCTCCTGGCTaacatggccgccatgtACGCCATCTACCACGGACCTGCTCAGCTCAAGGAGATGGCTGTCAACAACCTGCGCTACGCCCGTATGATCCAGTCTGCTGCTCAGCACTACGGTCTAACTGTTCCTACCGCCACTCTCGACCCCAAGGGCCGCGTTCTGTCCGACACCGTCACCGTCAGCTTCGAGGATCCCAAGGTGTGCCAGGCCCTCCGAAAGGAGCTCCTGGGACGAGGAATCAGCGGCGGAAAGGCTTGGACCAGCAACGAAGTTGTTCTCGCCGTCCCAACCACCTTCAAGCTGGATAATTATGTCCGCATTGTCGAGGCTTTCCAGGCCGttgccaacaagaaccaCACCGATGCCAACTTGGAGGTTGCCAACAAGTTCTGGACTGAAGGCTGGAAGCCGTCTCTGGACGAAGTTGTCAAGGATATTCCTCAAGTTGTCCGCCGAGAGTCTAGCTACTTGACTCACCCCGTCTTCAACTCTTACCACAGCGAGACTGAAATGCTTCGATACATCTACCAGCTGCAGTCCAAGGACCTGTCCCTGGTTCACTCCATGATTCCTCTGGGTTCTTGCACCATGAAGCTCAACGGAACCACGCAGATGGAACTCATCGGTCACGACAAGAGCTCCAACATTCACCCTCATGCTCCCGTAAGCAGCTACAAGGGATACCAGAGGCTTTTCAGCGCCACTTCTGCCCAGCTTGCTGCTCTTACTGGCATGGACGCCACCTCGCTGCAGCCCAACTCTGGTGCCCAGGGTGAGTTTGCCGGTCTGCGAGCAATTCGCAAGTACCacgagcagcagcctggacCCAAGCGAGACATTTGCCTGATTCCTGTTTCTGCCCACGGTACCAACCCGGCTTccgctgccatggctggtaTGCGCGTCGTCCCCGTCAAGTGTGACACCGTCACCGGTAACTTGGATCTCGCCGAtctcgaggccaaggctaaGAAGCACGAGAAGGAATTGGGTGCTTTCATGGTCACATACCCCAGCACATTCGGTGTCTTTGAGCCCGGCGTCAAGAAGGCTTGCGAGATTGTCCACGCCCACGGCGGTCAGGTCTACATGGACGGTGCCAACATGAACGCCCAGATTGGCCTCACTTCACCCGGAGCCCTCGGTGCTGATGTTTGCCATCTCAATCTTCACAAGACCTTTTGTATTCCCCACGGTGGCGGTGGCCCAGGTATCGGACCTATTTGCGTCAAGTCTCACCTCGAGCCTTTCCTGCCTCACAAGGACAGCCAGACTCCTGTTTCCAGTGCTGCCTTCGGCAGTGCCAGCATTGTCCCCATCAGCTGGTCTTACATTGCTACCATGG GTGACAAGGGTCTTCGCAAAGCCACGTCCATGGCTCTCCTAAACGCCAACTATCTCCTCGCCCGCCTCAAGGACCACTACCCTATCCTCTACACTAACGACAACGGCCGTTGCGCCCACGAGTTCATCATCGATGCCCGTCCTTTCCGTGACACCGCCGGCGTCGaggccattgacattgccaagcGTCTTCAGGACTACGGCTTCCACGCTCCTACTATGAGCTGGCCCGTACCGAACACGCTCATGATTGAACCCACCGAGAGCGAGAGCAAGCAGGAGCTCGACCGCTTCGCCGACGCCCTCATCAGCATCCGCGCCGAGATTCGCGAAATCGAAGAAGGCAAGCAGCCTCGCCAAGGAAACGTTCTCCGCAACTCTCCCCACACCCAAAAGGATCTGCTCGTCGGTGACGGCGAAGGCAAGTGGGAGCGACCCTACTCTCGTGAGAAGGCCGCCTACCCTCTCCCCTAtctgatggagaagaagttcTGGCCCACCGTGACTCGTGTCGATGACA CCTACGGTGATACCAACCTCTTCTGCACATGCCCCCCCGTTGAGGACACCACCCAGCAATAA